The Silvanigrella paludirubra genome includes a window with the following:
- a CDS encoding amino acid adenylation domain-containing protein: MNNLGQNFYNKNRIINQLYSENKFEVFSLNKMQKEHFFAKIYDKELCSTSNSIYIEYKYSYLDLENLEISFNKLIDRHLALRTIFFDNHQIFLRDYNYYKIKIYTHESEEKFLQLRKSIIEKDFQSNEFPSFDLFVSKINDSIILHLNFNNLILDIKSIEILFHEWTQLYLNPNLVFDDLDTFFLDYQKQKNDIDKSNLYLQAKDYWEKKFDDYVFDFNLPLKCKPSLIKKPNFLSNKILINNDIWNVLKNKLNTIGVSKSAFILDILSSTLSYWSGQSKLGIQLNFSGRNQINQKFNQLVENFSNSFIYIYDDKSKESINNRLVKTQNIYSNDLKYSFIEKNNFQSIENNILKNLIDKIISPIKLTCLFDNTYKNNYLEFSLNEFFQEIQFSYSQTSQTWIDLKTFESEDGLVLEWNFVEQLFDTNVIQEIMNSFSNELINITNLDWECEYFPKYLIPNNDLVLINSANDMFQEISEDTLFGKFEKLITKELLGNHISVIDASTFKQYTYQQLKDESEIFSKILIQYNKKSNITHKGLIGILSEKGYSQVISAVSIMKSGNAYLPLHIDWPIGRLIEVLDQGNVKILLISRTQFEIENIREILLKKYEIIVIEDILSNIYRSILSSEDLKEFHLPDVKADDIAYVIFTSGSTGKPKGVTISHKGALNTIDAINNNFSITNKDKILALSELSFDLSVYDIFGTLSVGGTIVFPDQNQTKDPRHWLQLLKKYQISIWNTVPQLASLLIDEISYEKDQSNLIPLRLFLLSGDWIPVKLPMKIKEYFNKSIVTSLGGATEGSIWSCWYEIKKVEEDWSSIPYGIAMPNQKMFILNHNSEHCPVGVIGEIHIGGVGVALNYWGNMELTNERFFEHEQLGRLYKTGDLGCWQKNGTIQFIGRKDFQVKIRGYRIELGEIESALTECDGVEKCAVLIKEYE, translated from the coding sequence ATGAACAATTTAGGGCAAAATTTTTATAATAAAAATAGAATAATAAATCAATTGTATTCTGAAAATAAATTTGAAGTATTTTCACTAAATAAAATGCAAAAAGAACACTTTTTCGCAAAAATTTATGACAAAGAATTATGTAGCACTTCAAATAGTATATATATTGAATACAAATATAGCTATCTTGATTTAGAAAATTTAGAAATTTCTTTTAATAAGCTAATAGATAGACATTTAGCTTTAAGAACAATATTTTTCGATAATCATCAAATATTTCTTAGAGATTATAATTATTATAAAATAAAAATATATACCCATGAATCCGAAGAAAAATTCTTGCAATTAAGAAAAAGTATCATTGAAAAAGATTTTCAATCTAATGAATTTCCTTCATTTGATTTATTCGTTAGTAAAATAAATGATTCTATTATTTTACACCTTAATTTCAATAACCTTATTTTAGATATTAAAAGTATTGAAATTTTATTTCACGAATGGACTCAATTATATTTAAATCCAAATTTAGTTTTTGATGATTTAGATACATTTTTTTTAGATTATCAAAAACAAAAAAATGATATAGATAAAAGTAATCTATATCTTCAAGCTAAAGATTACTGGGAAAAAAAATTTGATGATTATGTTTTTGATTTTAATTTACCATTAAAGTGTAAACCAAGTTTAATAAAAAAACCAAATTTTTTAAGCAACAAAATCCTAATTAATAATGATATCTGGAATGTATTAAAAAATAAACTTAATACAATTGGTGTGAGTAAATCTGCTTTTATTTTAGATATATTGTCAAGCACACTTAGTTACTGGAGTGGGCAAAGTAAATTAGGTATTCAGTTAAATTTTTCTGGCCGTAATCAAATAAATCAAAAATTTAATCAACTTGTTGAAAATTTCTCAAATTCATTTATTTATATTTATGATGACAAATCAAAAGAATCAATCAATAATAGATTAGTTAAAACTCAAAATATTTATTCAAATGATCTTAAATACTCATTTATAGAAAAAAATAACTTTCAATCCATTGAAAATAATATATTAAAAAATTTAATCGATAAAATAATATCTCCTATTAAATTAACTTGTTTATTTGATAACACATACAAAAATAATTACCTAGAATTTTCTTTGAATGAATTTTTTCAAGAAATTCAATTTTCATACTCTCAAACTTCTCAAACATGGATAGATCTTAAAACATTTGAATCAGAAGATGGCCTAGTCTTAGAGTGGAATTTTGTAGAACAATTATTTGATACCAATGTAATTCAAGAAATTATGAATTCATTTTCTAATGAGTTAATAAATATTACTAATTTGGATTGGGAATGCGAATATTTTCCAAAATATTTAATTCCAAATAATGACTTAGTATTAATAAATTCTGCTAATGATATGTTTCAAGAAATAAGCGAAGATACTTTATTTGGTAAATTTGAAAAATTAATAACAAAAGAATTACTTGGGAATCATATTTCAGTTATAGATGCTTCAACTTTTAAGCAATATACTTATCAACAGTTAAAAGATGAAAGTGAAATATTTTCAAAAATATTAATTCAATATAATAAAAAATCAAATATCACACATAAAGGTTTAATCGGAATTTTGTCTGAAAAAGGATATTCACAAGTAATATCTGCTGTATCAATCATGAAATCAGGAAATGCTTACTTACCACTTCATATTGATTGGCCTATTGGCAGATTAATCGAAGTTTTGGATCAAGGAAATGTAAAAATTTTATTAATTTCTAGAACTCAATTTGAGATAGAAAATATTCGTGAAATTTTATTAAAAAAATATGAAATAATAGTTATTGAAGATATTTTATCAAATATTTATAGAAGTATTTTAAGTTCTGAAGATTTAAAAGAATTTCATTTACCTGATGTAAAAGCAGATGATATTGCTTATGTTATTTTTACATCGGGATCTACTGGAAAACCAAAAGGAGTTACAATCAGTCATAAAGGAGCATTAAATACAATTGATGCTATTAATAATAATTTTTCTATTACTAATAAAGATAAAATTTTAGCATTATCCGAACTCAGTTTTGATTTATCCGTTTATGATATTTTTGGTACTTTATCTGTTGGTGGAACAATAGTTTTTCCAGATCAAAATCAGACAAAAGATCCTAGGCATTGGCTACAACTCTTAAAAAAATATCAAATATCTATTTGGAATACGGTACCACAATTAGCTAGTTTATTAATAGATGAAATATCTTATGAAAAAGATCAATCAAACCTTATACCACTTAGATTGTTTTTACTTAGCGGGGATTGGATTCCAGTTAAATTACCAATGAAAATAAAAGAATATTTTAACAAATCTATCGTAACAAGTTTAGGTGGCGCAACGGAAGGAAGTATTTGGTCTTGTTGGTATGAAATAAAAAAAGTTGAAGAAGATTGGAGTAGTATTCCCTATGGAATTGCAATGCCAAACCAAAAAATGTTTATTTTAAATCACAATAGTGAGCATTGCCCTGTTGGCGTGATTGGTGAAATCCATATTGGTGGTGTAGGTGTTGCGCTTAATTACTGGGGGAATATGGAACTGACAAATGAACGTTTTTTTGAACATGAACAACTGGGAAGACTTTATAAAACTGGCGACTTAGGATGCTGGCAGAAAAATGGAACAATTCAATTTATTGGAAGAAAAGATTTTCAAGTTAAAATACGAGGGTATCGTATTGAACTTGGTGAAATTGAAAGCGCATTAACAGAATGTGATGGTGTTGAAAAATGTGCTGTTTTAATTAAAGAATATGAATAA
- a CDS encoding phosphatidylinositol-specific phospholipase C domain-containing protein has translation MKIKVFTFLIFLFFSGKIFAGQGALLFFQNHYDPELDRNVGIHYSPANMKCINGLNIAGNQFTTNVMGYYIETDTQLSNGCLFLGVAPFDIIVNDFQEPVAIFHANLSLNQSLTGGLTSQNPKYWSHGDYMSHGVSILGIRNTQDRILISAAKKETVTGWMGQIYSVIKDRSINKLMIPGSHDSGTYDLGTKISPDSTLPAIISGAQINNLARTQYYSISEQLDRGIRYLDIRLCSDGTNLLVCHSVFANSLTIESILEQVKNFLDQPVNKNEVVIIDIQAVQNWDNFSPNMKLKIQTALTKYLGNYAAQSGQFSPESHFGDFVESGKRAIILQYKPTTNLIWERSNYLCGFWANSDNSDKIWDYFQSNIDNRSNVCSNNKFMQSQLVYTIQGATIDNILGNSLRDIVGPTKYNYLLKLNNNYLLSTSMRKNANIIIEDFTSGFDMALMAKWLNWSKKFFHD, from the coding sequence ATGAAAATAAAGGTTTTTACTTTTTTAATTTTTCTTTTTTTCTCTGGAAAAATTTTTGCAGGGCAAGGAGCTCTTCTTTTTTTTCAAAATCATTACGATCCAGAATTAGACCGTAATGTTGGGATTCATTATTCACCAGCAAATATGAAGTGCATAAATGGTTTAAATATTGCAGGAAATCAATTTACAACAAACGTAATGGGTTATTATATTGAAACAGATACACAGCTTAGTAATGGATGTCTATTTTTAGGAGTTGCTCCATTTGATATTATTGTAAATGATTTTCAAGAGCCAGTTGCAATATTTCATGCAAATTTAAGTTTAAATCAATCACTAACAGGAGGATTGACATCGCAAAATCCAAAATATTGGAGTCATGGTGATTACATGAGTCATGGAGTTTCTATTTTAGGCATAAGAAACACACAAGATAGAATACTTATCAGTGCTGCTAAAAAAGAAACAGTAACAGGATGGATGGGGCAAATTTATAGTGTAATCAAAGACAGGTCTATTAATAAATTGATGATTCCTGGAAGCCATGATTCTGGTACTTATGATTTAGGTACAAAAATATCTCCAGACTCTACATTGCCCGCCATTATCAGCGGTGCTCAAATTAATAATTTAGCAAGAACGCAATATTATTCTATTTCAGAACAACTTGATAGAGGAATAAGATATCTAGATATTCGTTTATGCTCTGATGGAACTAACTTATTAGTCTGCCATAGTGTTTTTGCAAATTCATTAACAATTGAATCTATTTTAGAACAAGTGAAAAATTTTTTAGATCAGCCTGTTAATAAAAATGAAGTCGTTATCATTGATATTCAAGCAGTTCAAAATTGGGATAATTTTTCTCCTAATATGAAATTAAAAATTCAAACAGCTTTAACAAAATATTTAGGTAATTATGCTGCACAATCAGGTCAATTTTCTCCAGAAAGTCACTTTGGCGATTTTGTGGAAAGCGGTAAGCGTGCAATTATTTTACAATATAAGCCAACGACAAATTTAATTTGGGAAAGATCTAATTATTTATGTGGATTTTGGGCAAATTCGGACAATTCAGATAAAATATGGGACTATTTTCAAAGCAATATTGATAATCGTTCTAATGTTTGCAGCAACAATAAATTTATGCAAAGTCAATTAGTTTATACTATTCAGGGTGCTACAATTGATAATATTCTAGGAAATTCATTAAGAGATATTGTTGGTCCAACAAAATATAATTATTTATTAAAGTTAAATAATAATTATTTATTATCCACTTCAATGAGAAAAAATGCAAACATAATAATAGAAGACTTCACTTCTGGTTTTGATATGGCTTTGATGGCTAAATGGCTTAACTGGTCAAAGAAGTTTTTTCATGACTGA
- a CDS encoding Trp family transcriptional regulator: protein MNQTKSQKSAREILDFIAEVNAKGLNMVECEQFIKVFLTPAEIDAISQRILIVDMICKGIAQREISEKLGVGIATVTRGSRMLQEHDESLKKVFPRNDAK, encoded by the coding sequence ATGAATCAAACTAAATCTCAAAAATCAGCAAGAGAAATTCTTGATTTTATTGCAGAAGTAAATGCAAAAGGCTTAAATATGGTTGAATGTGAGCAATTTATTAAAGTATTTTTAACCCCCGCAGAAATTGATGCCATATCTCAACGAATTTTAATTGTAGATATGATTTGCAAAGGAATTGCACAAAGAGAAATATCAGAAAAACTTGGAGTTGGTATAGCAACGGTAACTAGAGGAAGCAGAATGCTTCAAGAGCATGATGAATCCTTAAAAAAAGTATTTCCTAGAAATGATGCAAAATAA
- a CDS encoding 1-acyl-sn-glycerol-3-phosphate acyltransferase yields MMRIVAFILCRIFFKRICISGTPYTGGGAIWASNHSSGIVDPAVMLGLAPVTIRPLGKHTLWDIPVMKQFLALTRAIPVTRLQDIKKDIKAQKEMLEQGNFESDWRAKSNSEAFQKVSDALLEGDCILIFPEGVSHDEPYIFQLKTGLARMALQAMGKAKDSNFSVVVQPAVIDYSEKDEFRSELYLHFCEPIVITSSEYSVKDIMDGVRESLESGFASFFTWDEKRNWRFLFELAYGRSAYSAREFRIFVEKHRPDFDSDPILMARIQTMRRMMQAVNVSAAQLVWGDINYKKRNFFWIIFRHGWFYLFISFPIETLGTIVWVLPAKFCERLAKKSTSDRDVRATMKIAHGMWFFPLWAFLMSSIFTYFLGNYLPHINKVVIWIAFLILTPTFLALSLIVQESVNFFPGFLRLAKLRFFFPRGWYELMKEWREISDGVMQKIKVSNEQETKS; encoded by the coding sequence ATGATGCGAATTGTCGCGTTTATCCTGTGCCGGATTTTCTTCAAAAGAATATGCATTTCAGGAACTCCCTACACAGGTGGTGGTGCTATTTGGGCTTCAAACCATTCGAGTGGTATCGTTGATCCAGCAGTAATGTTGGGTTTAGCTCCTGTTACCATACGCCCACTTGGGAAACATACCCTTTGGGATATTCCTGTCATGAAACAGTTTTTAGCTTTAACAAGAGCGATTCCTGTAACAAGATTACAAGATATTAAAAAAGATATTAAAGCACAAAAAGAAATGCTTGAACAAGGTAACTTTGAATCCGATTGGCGCGCAAAATCGAATAGTGAGGCTTTTCAAAAAGTGAGCGATGCTCTTTTAGAAGGAGATTGTATTTTAATTTTTCCTGAAGGAGTTAGCCATGATGAGCCTTATATATTTCAATTAAAAACAGGTCTCGCTCGAATGGCTTTACAGGCTATGGGAAAAGCAAAAGATTCTAATTTTTCTGTCGTTGTTCAACCAGCAGTTATTGATTATTCTGAAAAAGATGAATTTAGAAGTGAGCTTTATCTCCATTTTTGTGAACCTATAGTAATTACTTCTAGTGAATATTCTGTAAAAGATATTATGGATGGAGTAAGAGAATCTCTTGAATCGGGATTTGCTAGTTTCTTTACCTGGGACGAAAAACGTAACTGGAGATTTTTATTTGAACTTGCATATGGTAGAAGCGCATATTCAGCAAGAGAATTTCGAATATTTGTAGAAAAACATCGTCCCGATTTTGACTCTGACCCTATATTAATGGCAAGAATTCAAACAATGCGCCGCATGATGCAAGCAGTAAATGTTTCTGCAGCTCAATTAGTTTGGGGCGATATTAATTATAAAAAAAGAAACTTTTTTTGGATTATTTTCAGGCATGGTTGGTTTTATTTATTTATTTCTTTTCCTATCGAAACTTTAGGAACAATTGTTTGGGTGTTACCTGCAAAATTTTGTGAAAGACTTGCAAAAAAAAGTACCTCAGACCGTGATGTTAGAGCAACAATGAAAATTGCACATGGAATGTGGTTTTTTCCTCTTTGGGCTTTTTTGATGTCATCCATTTTCACTTATTTCTTAGGAAACTATTTACCGCATATAAATAAAGTCGTAATATGGATCGCATTCTTGATCTTGACTCCAACGTTTTTAGCGTTAAGTCTAATTGTTCAAGAAAGTGTCAATTTTTTTCCAGGCTTTTTAAGACTCGCTAAACTCCGTTTTTTCTTTCCTAGAGGATGGTATGAATTAATGAAAGAATGGAGAGAAATTTCGGATGGAGTTATGCAAAAAATAAAAGTCTCAAATGAACAAGAAACTAAAAGTTAA
- a CDS encoding alpha/beta hydrolase, with protein MSISPNGARMSSQNNVKWVGSKNNMNLNSPLKLIAQTKGNNIKNIIISLHGFGDNAANFSSLANEINIDDVLWLFPQGPKNYPMGIEGAQWFPLFSDPKEERRVSEDCILQIMYNAAEQCKLETKKIFLLGFSQGAAMAVHCGLKSKEKLAGILSLSGFMIQPHVIKSSYSGDPIDTPLFVAHGNQDQVIFPATYFDMLDSLKDMGAKKMRSKMYSMGHNISQEEIRDITKFIEEYR; from the coding sequence ATGTCAATTTCACCTAATGGAGCAAGAATGTCATCACAAAATAATGTCAAATGGGTAGGTTCCAAAAATAACATGAATTTAAATAGTCCGTTAAAATTAATCGCCCAGACAAAAGGTAACAATATAAAAAATATCATTATTTCCTTACATGGTTTTGGTGATAATGCGGCAAATTTTTCATCATTAGCAAATGAAATAAATATTGATGACGTTTTGTGGCTATTTCCTCAAGGACCTAAAAATTATCCTATGGGTATAGAGGGTGCGCAATGGTTTCCCTTGTTTAGCGATCCTAAAGAAGAAAGACGAGTTTCAGAAGATTGTATTTTACAAATTATGTATAATGCAGCTGAGCAATGTAAATTAGAAACAAAAAAAATATTTTTGTTAGGTTTTTCTCAAGGCGCAGCCATGGCGGTTCATTGTGGCTTAAAGAGCAAAGAAAAACTTGCTGGAATTTTATCACTTAGTGGTTTTATGATTCAACCTCATGTCATTAAAAGTTCTTATTCTGGAGATCCAATTGATACTCCTTTATTTGTCGCGCATGGTAATCAAGACCAAGTTATTTTTCCAGCAACTTATTTTGATATGTTAGACTCTCTTAAAGATATGGGAGCTAAAAAAATGAGATCAAAAATGTATTCAATGGGACACAATATTTCGCAAGAAGAAATTCGAGATATTACTAAGTTTATAGAGGAATATCGTTGA
- the hflX gene encoding GTPase HflX, with protein MNKNNIDIEKTIELEKARLQLENRDQGGMTAYLVSLELPEDDPTEIQESLQELGALVRTLGDECIGVTVQKKSKPVPATYIGLGKAEEIKKSCILLNIDYVTFDQELSPTQVRNLENLINKPVLDRTSIILQIFKKNARSKESRTQVEIAHLEYMAPRLSNAWITWERQRGGGGVGGRVKGAGETQIEIDRRRMKDKLASLKKDLEKIQKERETQRKNRLDEWNVVLVGYTNAGKTTLMNALTESHLSAKDSLFETLDSSVRRIRGTNNMNILVTDTVGFIRNLPHGLVASFRSTLEEASKADLLIYIVDISNRSYKDHIKVTDEVLSQVGASDVPKIIVFNKIDSIVGEPQLPRILARSYPRSICISSHKEEDIRRFRETIIQFLSQNMVEQTFHVNYGDSKLLSLIYSHTRVLDANWTSDEGIFKVRMSKSVYQRYFVIGKNEEAQEW; from the coding sequence TTGAATAAAAATAACATTGATATTGAAAAAACAATTGAACTTGAAAAAGCAAGGTTACAGCTTGAAAATCGTGATCAAGGAGGCATGACAGCTTACTTAGTAAGTCTTGAATTACCTGAAGATGATCCCACAGAAATTCAAGAAAGCCTTCAAGAGCTAGGTGCTTTAGTAAGAACTCTTGGTGATGAATGTATCGGTGTTACTGTTCAAAAAAAATCAAAGCCTGTTCCAGCTACTTATATTGGACTTGGAAAAGCTGAAGAAATAAAAAAATCATGTATTTTATTAAATATTGATTATGTTACTTTTGATCAAGAGTTATCACCTACACAGGTTCGAAATCTTGAAAATTTAATTAACAAACCTGTGTTAGATAGAACTAGTATTATTTTACAAATATTTAAAAAAAATGCTCGATCCAAAGAATCTCGAACTCAAGTTGAAATTGCTCATTTAGAGTATATGGCTCCTAGGTTGTCGAATGCCTGGATTACATGGGAAAGACAAAGAGGAGGCGGAGGAGTAGGCGGCCGCGTGAAGGGCGCTGGTGAAACTCAAATTGAAATTGATCGAAGACGCATGAAAGATAAACTTGCTTCTTTGAAAAAAGATCTCGAAAAAATACAGAAAGAAAGAGAAACTCAAAGAAAAAATAGACTAGATGAATGGAATGTTGTTTTAGTTGGATATACAAATGCTGGTAAAACAACATTAATGAACGCTTTAACAGAAAGCCATTTGTCTGCAAAAGACTCGCTTTTTGAAACACTAGATTCAAGTGTACGAAGAATTCGTGGCACAAATAATATGAATATATTAGTTACAGATACTGTGGGGTTTATTAGAAATCTACCGCATGGTCTGGTTGCAAGTTTTAGAAGTACTTTAGAAGAAGCATCTAAGGCCGATTTATTAATATATATTGTTGATATATCTAATCGATCTTATAAAGATCACATAAAAGTAACAGACGAAGTGCTTTCTCAAGTTGGTGCATCAGATGTACCTAAAATAATTGTATTTAATAAAATAGATTCCATTGTTGGAGAACCTCAATTACCAAGAATTTTGGCAAGAAGTTATCCAAGAAGTATTTGTATTTCAAGCCATAAAGAAGAAGATATTCGACGTTTTAGAGAAACTATAATTCAATTTCTTTCGCAGAATATGGTAGAACAAACTTTTCATGTAAATTATGGAGATTCAAAATTACTCTCTTTAATTTATTCCCACACTCGTGTATTAGATGCAAATTGGACCTCTGATGAAGGTATTTTTAAAGTTCGAATGTCTAAGAGTGTCTATCAGCGTTATTTTGTTATAGGAAAAAATGAGGAAGCTCAAGAATGGTAA
- the murB gene encoding UDP-N-acetylmuramate dehydrogenase, which translates to MPKSLPKFFFENQSIKEKTYYKMGGIARYFAEPQNIFQIQESLNWCQKNKLPCSVLGSGSNSVYSDEEFNGLVISLEKLSKWFWETDEYLFVEGGVTNTEIAEICMVANREGASWMFRMPGQMGASIRMNARCYGGEVSQIVKHVFTIDTQGILKTYAAEEVFQGYKSTLLMTKPEIVIGARLYFPKIKSSDKLLQHMLECEADRHKKKHFYLPSCGSTFKNNYQVGKPSGQVFDELGLKGFKVGNAEVSQFHANFVWNKGNASTTDMLTLTSKMREKAKKIANADLELEVQPVGLFSKKLFDDCGMRSLGPSYEGPQSKKWMGLLYFPNQLVAQILKDELSYPISIFESPFLEFAQIPFHGVPSIGVYINQLTSVEDAKKNPEKSFLEWKTYTTENPNKVFPISVEKSLENKNNKFIDELWKFSVSEIFFADIKNPKQNYFEFEMTPLGEWIAIEFDGIRKRSKRNLKIKENLWKGIHIEDSCISFHNDLEMRYVFGMKFPYSILKNIIDSDENTILIQCALSLGHSRYFLSPFWKHNEYIQEKKSGNVIENKVNPDFHQPEKYWKLKLI; encoded by the coding sequence ATGCCAAAGTCTTTGCCCAAGTTTTTTTTTGAAAATCAATCAATAAAAGAAAAAACATATTATAAAATGGGGGGGATTGCGCGTTACTTTGCTGAACCTCAAAATATTTTTCAAATTCAAGAGTCTTTAAATTGGTGCCAAAAAAATAAATTACCATGTTCTGTTTTAGGATCAGGAAGTAATTCTGTTTATTCTGATGAAGAATTTAATGGACTCGTAATTTCTCTTGAAAAATTATCAAAATGGTTTTGGGAAACAGATGAGTATTTATTTGTAGAAGGCGGTGTTACAAACACAGAAATTGCCGAAATTTGTATGGTAGCAAACCGAGAAGGTGCTTCTTGGATGTTTCGAATGCCAGGTCAAATGGGTGCATCTATTCGCATGAATGCAAGATGCTATGGTGGTGAAGTTTCGCAAATTGTCAAACACGTTTTTACGATAGATACTCAAGGAATTTTAAAAACCTACGCTGCTGAAGAAGTTTTTCAAGGATATAAATCAACTTTATTAATGACAAAACCTGAAATTGTTATTGGGGCGCGGCTGTATTTTCCTAAAATAAAATCATCTGATAAATTACTTCAACATATGTTAGAGTGCGAAGCAGATAGACACAAAAAAAAGCATTTTTATTTGCCAAGTTGTGGCTCCACTTTCAAAAATAATTACCAAGTTGGAAAACCAAGTGGGCAGGTTTTTGATGAGCTTGGTTTAAAAGGATTCAAAGTTGGAAATGCAGAAGTAAGTCAATTTCATGCTAATTTTGTTTGGAATAAAGGAAATGCATCAACTACAGATATGCTGACTTTAACATCTAAAATGAGAGAAAAAGCAAAAAAAATTGCAAATGCGGATTTAGAACTTGAAGTCCAACCTGTAGGATTATTTTCAAAAAAACTTTTTGATGATTGTGGAATGAGATCTCTTGGTCCCTCATATGAAGGTCCTCAATCTAAAAAATGGATGGGGTTATTATATTTTCCAAATCAACTGGTAGCACAAATATTAAAAGATGAACTCTCTTATCCTATTTCTATTTTTGAATCTCCTTTTTTAGAATTTGCTCAAATTCCATTTCATGGTGTTCCTTCAATTGGTGTCTATATAAATCAACTCACTTCAGTTGAAGATGCAAAAAAGAATCCAGAAAAATCTTTTTTAGAATGGAAAACATATACAACAGAAAATCCAAATAAAGTTTTTCCTATTTCTGTTGAGAAATCATTGGAGAATAAAAATAATAAATTCATAGATGAATTATGGAAATTTAGTGTTAGTGAAATATTTTTTGCAGACATAAAAAATCCAAAACAAAATTATTTTGAATTTGAAATGACTCCTCTAGGTGAATGGATTGCAATTGAATTTGATGGAATTAGAAAACGTTCAAAAAGAAATTTAAAAATAAAAGAAAATTTGTGGAAAGGAATTCATATTGAAGATTCATGTATAAGTTTTCATAATGACCTTGAAATGCGTTATGTATTTGGTATGAAATTTCCTTATTCAATATTAAAAAATATTATTGATTCTGATGAAAACACAATTTTAATTCAATGTGCTTTAAGTTTAGGTCATTCACGTTACTTTTTATCCCCCTTTTGGAAACACAACGAATATATACAAGAGAAAAAAAGTGGAAACGTAATTGAAAATAAGGTAAATCCAGATTTTCATCAGCCAGAAAAATATTGGAAATTAAAATTAATTTAA